CCACCGCCGCCGGGCTGCGCGTCGCCGCGTTCTCCGGGAGCAAGGACACGCTCTACATGTCCATCCCGAAGTACAGCCCGGACCTGTCGCACTACCTCGCGCAGGGCGTGCCGTTGACGGTGCCGACCAAGCCGGACAGCGAGGGCGCCTGGTGGGAGTCGCTGAGCTGGGAGAACGCGGCCAAGTACCCGGTCGACGTGATCCTCTACGACGCGCGGACGCAGGCGCTGCCGAGCGCCGAGCTGATCAAGACTCAGCCGGCCTGGGCGCAGCTCCCGGCCGTCAAGGCGGGCCAGATCGTCGACTGGTACTCGGAGGCGCAGTACAGCTACCAGGGCTACACGCCCGCGCTGACCGAGCTGGCCGCCAAGCTTCCGACGTTCAAGAAGGTCGCCTGATTTCGTACCCCCGTCTGGCTCGTTGATCTTTGAAAGGAAGCGAGCCAGACGGGGGGCCATGCGTGATCAAGCGCAGCAGATTGTTCGGCGGTAAGACCAGGGTCACGTTCTGCCTGCCCGCGGACCACCCCGGCGGTACGGTCAGCGTGGTCGGCTGTTTCAACGGCTGGGAGCCGGGACGCCACGAGCTGGTGCCGCGGCGCGGCGGTATCCGATCCGTGAGCCTTCCGCTCGCCCCCGGCCGTTACCACTTCCGCTACCTCGCGACCGGCGGCGTCTGGCTCGACGACGAGCACGCGGACGCGGTCATCGACGGACTCGGCTGCCGTCTGGATCTGTGACGTTCGCTCCGTGCGTTCCCGGGGAAACCGGAACGTGCGGCAAGATCGAGGCTGACGGCCCGACAAGGAGAGCGCGATGGTGCGGTTCGGATACAAGGCTTCCGCCGAGCAGTTCAGCCCGACGGAACTGCTCGACTTCACGGTCCAGGCGGAGGAGTCCGGTTTCGACTCCGTCTTCATCAGCGACCACCTCCAGCCGTGGCGGCACACGCACGGCCACGCCCCGGCCGCGCTGCCCTGGCTGGGCGCCGCGCTGGCCCGGACCAGCCGCGTCACGATCGGCACCAGCGTGCTGACGCCGACGTTCCGCTACCACCCCGCGATGATCGCGCAGGCGTTCGCCACGCTCGGCCTGATCGCACCGGGCCGGGTGATCCTCGGCGTGGGCAGCGGCGAGTCGCTCAACGAGGTCCCGCTCGGCACCGCCTGGCCGGAGCCGAAGGAGCGCTTCGCCCGCCTCAAGGAGGCCGTCACGCTGATCAAGCAGCTGTGGGCCGAGGACCGCGTCGACTTCGAGGGCACGTACTACCGCACCGAGAAGGCCACCGTCTACGACAAGCCGGAGACGCCGGTGCCGCTCTACATCGGCGCGTCCGGCCCGGCCGCGACCAGGATGGCCGGCCGCGTCGCCGACGGTTTCATCACCACCAGCGGCAAGGGCCACGACCTCTACACGGGTACGCTGCTGCCCGCGCTGACCGAGGGCGCCGGCAAGGCCGGCCGTACCCTCGACGACCTGGACCTGATGATCGAGGTCAAGGTCTCCTTCGACCACGACGCCGACCGCGCCCTCAACGACACCCACCACTGGGCCGCCCTCGCACTGTCCTCCGACGAGAAAACCGGCGTCGAGGACCCGATCGAGATGGAACGCCTGGCCGACGCGCTCCCGGTGGAACGCTCCGCGAAGCGCTTCATCGTCTCCACCGACCCGGACGAGCACGTCGCGAAGATCCAGGAATACATCGACATGGGCTTCAAGCACCTGGTCTTCCACGGCCCCGGCCCCGACCAGTCCCGTTTCATCGACGTCTACGGCAAGGAAATCCTCCCGCGCCTGCGCACCAGAAACTCCTGAATCCAGTGGCCCCCGGCGTGGCCAGGCCCTGCGTGATCTCGCGGGCGCCGAGCCACCCGGGGGCGGTTTCAACCGGTGCTCACGGATGTCACGCGCGTAGAGCTTTCGGAGAAGATCCGACTGCAGCGGTCTGTGAGTCGTAGTGCGCTTTCCGGCGTTACGTCAATTGCTTCTCGCGACTCCCTCAGGTTTTCGTGCGTTCTTATTCGGGCGTTGCTGCACTTCGATTATTTTCGCTGGCCGCTGGCCGCTGGCCGCTGGCCGCTGGCCGCTGGCCGCTGGTCTGACGTCGGCGAGCGAAAGAAAGGTCATGACGTAATATCGCTTCGGCTGCGGGGCGGCATCGTTAGTCGATGCTTCGCGGGCGGCCGATATGGACAGCGTTCCGCGCCCGTGTCTTTCTGGCACCGGCTTACGGCGGACCAGACTTTTCGACGGCCGCCGAGTTGTGCGTCGCTGCCGACGGGTGCGAATCCGGAATAATCGATGCCGGCCTGCGCTAGCGCGCGGAGCCGGGCCGGACACCCGGCTGCGTCGCTGTTTGCTGAACTGCTTCGCTGTGGCTGTGGCTGTGGCTGTGGCGGGGCGCGGCTGGTGGCCGGGTCGGCCGGTGATGGTTTCCGGTGCGCGGTGTCGATCGGGAGCAAGAGGCGGTGCGGCATTGCCGTCCGGCAGTCCCGGCTGCGGCGGGCGGTTGGTCACTCGAGGACGCCTGCGGTGGCGCGGGCGCGCGGTCGCGCTATGGGATCTGAGGGAGCGCGGCGGGTGGTAGCGCGACGGCTATTGCGGCGTAACAGGTTCCCGGCCATGAGAAATTTGCGGCGCGACGGGCGCGCGGTCACGTAAGCGCACCTGCGGCGCAGCGGGTGCGTGGCGACGTGCGGCCGCCTGCGGCGCAGCGGGTGCGTGGCGACGTGCGGTCGCCTGCGGCGCAGCAGCCGTGCGGTCATGCGAGAACACCGACGGTCCAGCCGCTTTCACCTGGCCAGCCGTAGGCGCCTGCGGTGCGGCAGGCATCCGGTCGCTCGCAGGCGCCTGTGGTGCGGCAAGCGTCCGATCACCCAAGGAGACCTGTGGTGCGGCTGGCTTCTGGCTGGTCGAAGGTGGCTGTGGTGCTCCAGGCGCGTGGCCGGGCAAGAGCCCCGACGGCGCGGCAGGTGCGTGGCGAACCGAAGGTGGCTGTGGTGCGTCTGGCTTCTGGCTGGTCGAAGGTGGCTGTGGTGCTCCAGGCGCGTGGCCGACCAAGAGCCCCGACGACGCGGCAGGCGCCTGGCGGGCTGAAGGCGGCTGTGGTGCGGCGGCTGCGGGGCTGGCCAAAGGCGCGAGCGGTGCGGCGGCTGCGTGGCGAGCCGAAGGCGGCTGTGATGCGGCAGACGCGTGATCAGCCAAAGGCCCCGGCGGTGCGGTAGACGCGCGGCCAACTGAAGGCGTCTGCAGTGCGGCAGTTATACGGTCGCCCGCAAGTGCCCGCAGCGCGGCAGGCGCACGTTCGCCCGTAGATGTCTGCGGTGCGGCAGGCGCGGGGTCGCCCGCAGGTACCCGCGGCGCAGCAGGCGCACGTTCACCCGTGGGCGCCTGCGGTGCGGCAGGCGCGGGGTCACCCGGTTGTGCCCGCGGTGCAGTGCGCTTGCGGTGGCGGTCCAGTGACGGGTGGCCTGCGGCGCTGTCCACGGCCGCCACCGCCTCGACATAGGTGTAGCCGTGGTCGCGGCGTAGGCGCTCGATATGACCGAGGCGCTTTCCCCAATAGCGACGTCGTTGATGTGCGTGACGGAATTGATCTCGTTCGGCGGAGTAGTTCCGTGACGCGGTCCGGTCCCGCATCGCGGCTGTTTCCGACGACGTGAACAACTGCATCTGACGCATAAGGGAAGCCTTCCACAAGCTCGCGATCATCACAGACCCGAATACTGTTTCCGGCCCCCACGCGATCGTGCACCATTCGCGAGACGGCACCTTCCCGTCTTGGCGCACATACCATCAAAGGACGCGTCACGAGCCCGATAGAATTGTCCAAAAGAAGCGATGCCTCAAAACTGCATGCGGACGCCAATCGTGGTGGTCCTCACGGACGTGCGCCAGCAGCATCCCGGCCCACAGACGCGACCCACAGACGCCACGAGAAGACAGCCGGCCCACGGAACCCCACACCCAGCGAGCCCCGCCATGCACCGGAGCCCGAGACCCGCCGGAGGCAGCCCTGAACAGCAAGCGCACAAGGCAGAGGCCAGCCGCATAACGGGCGCACCCCGCCATGGCCCCGATCGAGATCGCAGCCGCCGAATAGGACTCGCCGGTCCTCAGCATCACCCTCCGCCCCGCTAGGGTTACTCCCACACCTAACGGCGCGTGCTTCGCGACGGTCAAAGGGCACGGTCGGGCGAGCGGCCGTGCCGCCGCACGCGAGGGCCGCCCGACGCCGAGGAGGCCTGCAAGTTGTCGGGATCTCGCACCCCTGGCGTGTTGTCGCCCTCCTTCGGGGACGCATACCACGGCGCCGCGCCCCGCCGCCCCGCTCGCGCGCCCGGACCGCCGACCATGCAGGGGCGCAGCGGATCGGCGAGGCGCGACGGACCCGCCGAGGGCCACGACCTGCCGCACCGCCCGGACTCACGGGCCGCCCTGGTCTGGTGGCACCACCGGAACTCTCGGAGCGCCGTGGACCCGCAGCGTCGCCGGAACTCGCGGAGCGCCGTGGACCTGCAGCGTCGCCGGAACTCTCGGAGCGCCGTGGACCTGCAGCGTCGCCGGAACTCTCGGAGCACCGTGGATCCGCAGCGTGGCCGGAACTCGCGGAGCACCGTGGATCCGCAGCGTGGCCGGAACTCACGGAGCACCGTCCACCTGCAGCGTCGCCGGACCCGGTGGGCACCGGCCGAACGGAGTGAAGCAACCAGAAGGGGCGGGCGCAAGTGGAGCTGGTGACGCAGTTGCGGGAGCGGGTACGCGAGTTGGAGCGGGCCGCGTTCTACGACCACCTGACCGGCCTGCCGAATCGGGCGTACTTCCTGGAGCGGTTGCGGACCGCCATGGCTCGCGGCCGCGTACCCGGCGTGCTGTTCTTTGATCTTGATGGGTTCAAGCGGGTCAACGACGTGCACGGTCATGATGCCGGTGACGAGCTGTTGGTGCGGGTCGCCGCGCGGCTGCGGGACGAGCTCCGCGAGGCGGACGTGGCGGCGCGGTTCGGTGGGGACGAGTTCCTGGTGCTGCTGGACGGTGTGGATCATCCGAGCCGGATGGTGCGGATCGCGAGGCGGATGCAGGCGGCGGTGTCCCGGCCGTACCGGCTGGACGGGGTGCGGGAGGACGTGGTCATCGGCGCGACCGTGGGCGTCTGTGCCGGTGCCGAGGGCTACCCGGACGCGGCCGAGCTGTTGCGTGCCGCGGACGCCGCGATGCTCAGCGGGAAGGCGCGCGGCAAGGGGACGGTGGTCACGTTCACGCTCTGCCCGCGGATGAGCGCCGCGGACCGGCGGCGGGTGGAGCGGGAGCTGTGGGACGGGTTCCACGCGCACCGGTTCGACCTGTACTACCAGCCGATCGTGGATCTGCGGAGCCGGCACACGGTCGCGTTCGAGGCGTTGCTGCGCTGGCGGCACCCGGAGCGTGGCCTGTGGGAGGCGGCGGAGTGGGTGCGGATCGCGGAGGAGGGTGGCGCGCTCGACGCGATCGCGCTGCGCACGATCAGTCAGGTCACCACGCAGGTGGAGATGTGGCGGCGGGCCGGGGAGGCACCGGCCGGCGTGGGGCTGCGGTACAACGTGGGCGCCGGCCAGTTCTGGGACCGGAACCTGCACGAGGACGTGGCCGCCTGCCTGCGCTACCACGGGGTCGACCCGGCGCGGTTCGCGATCGAGGTGACCGAGAGCGTGCTCATGCTGGACCCGGAGGCCGCGGTCGGGGTGCTGGACCGGATGCACGCTATCGGTGTCGAGGTGCACCTGGACGACGTCGGCTCCGGCTGGTCGTCGCTGGAGCCGCTGCCCCGGTTGCCGGTCGACGCGCTGAAGATCGACCGGTCGTGCGTGTCCCGGATGGGGCTGGACGCGGAGGCGGACGACCTGGTCCGTGCGATCGTCGGGCGCGGCCGGGACCTCGGGCTCGGGCTGGTCGCGGAGGGCGTGGAGACGGAGGAGCAGCGCGCGACCCTGCTGGGTCTCGGCTGTGACCTCGGCCAGGGGTTCCTGTTCTCACCCGCGGTGCCGGCCGGCCGGGCCGGCACCGTGATGTCGTTCTAGGCCTTCGGCTCCAGGCGTACCGAGATGGAGTTGACGCAGTGGCGCGTGTTCTTCGCCGTGAAGCCCTCGCCGCGGAACACGTGACCCAGGTGTGAGCCGCAGTTCGCGCACTGGATCTCGGTGCGCAGCATGCCGAGCGACCGGTCCTCGATCTCCACGACCGTGCCCGGGATCGCGTCGTCGAAGGACGGCCAGCCGCAGTGGCTGTCGAACTTGGT
This genomic window from Catenuloplanes niger contains:
- a CDS encoding isoamylase early set domain-containing protein, whose product is MIKRSRLFGGKTRVTFCLPADHPGGTVSVVGCFNGWEPGRHELVPRRGGIRSVSLPLAPGRYHFRYLATGGVWLDDEHADAVIDGLGCRLDL
- the fgd gene encoding glucose-6-phosphate dehydrogenase (coenzyme-F420) yields the protein MVRFGYKASAEQFSPTELLDFTVQAEESGFDSVFISDHLQPWRHTHGHAPAALPWLGAALARTSRVTIGTSVLTPTFRYHPAMIAQAFATLGLIAPGRVILGVGSGESLNEVPLGTAWPEPKERFARLKEAVTLIKQLWAEDRVDFEGTYYRTEKATVYDKPETPVPLYIGASGPAATRMAGRVADGFITTSGKGHDLYTGTLLPALTEGAGKAGRTLDDLDLMIEVKVSFDHDADRALNDTHHWAALALSSDEKTGVEDPIEMERLADALPVERSAKRFIVSTDPDEHVAKIQEYIDMGFKHLVFHGPGPDQSRFIDVYGKEILPRLRTRNS
- a CDS encoding putative bifunctional diguanylate cyclase/phosphodiesterase — protein: MELVTQLRERVRELERAAFYDHLTGLPNRAYFLERLRTAMARGRVPGVLFFDLDGFKRVNDVHGHDAGDELLVRVAARLRDELREADVAARFGGDEFLVLLDGVDHPSRMVRIARRMQAAVSRPYRLDGVREDVVIGATVGVCAGAEGYPDAAELLRAADAAMLSGKARGKGTVVTFTLCPRMSAADRRRVERELWDGFHAHRFDLYYQPIVDLRSRHTVAFEALLRWRHPERGLWEAAEWVRIAEEGGALDAIALRTISQVTTQVEMWRRAGEAPAGVGLRYNVGAGQFWDRNLHEDVAACLRYHGVDPARFAIEVTESVLMLDPEAAVGVLDRMHAIGVEVHLDDVGSGWSSLEPLPRLPVDALKIDRSCVSRMGLDAEADDLVRAIVGRGRDLGLGLVAEGVETEEQRATLLGLGCDLGQGFLFSPAVPAGRAGTVMSF
- the msrB gene encoding peptide-methionine (R)-S-oxide reductase MsrB; translated protein: MTIDKSALPTTEEEWRVRLNPQEFRVLRQAGTEAPWTGEYVNTKTEGVYHCRACGAELFSSDTKFDSHCGWPSFDDAIPGTVVEIEDRSLGMLRTEIQCANCGSHLGHVFRGEGFTAKNTRHCVNSISVRLEPKA